The nucleotide sequence AAGGATGCTCTAACGATTGATAAAAATGCAGAGGGCGGTAATCCACCTTGCCAACTGCTATTTCAATTTGTAAATAAGGGGCTTGTTGTCACCCAAAATGCTGGTTGTACTTATTACGCAGGAAATGGGGTTTTCTTCAGCGGTAATTATGTCAAAAATGGTAAAAAGAAATCCCTTAATCTTGTAGAACTGGGCTTGTTAGATTCAAAACAACAGGAAGACCGGTTTAAGAAACTGGTGGGTAATGATTACTCTCAGTTTATATCAGGATGCGGGGGGGCAGGGGATAGTGAGCAAAGTACCGATCCTAAAGCCTCTGTCCGTTCAGGATTTATACGAGGCATAGGACCTGGGAACTGTATCATAATGACCAGTGATAATCTGATTTGGACTGCAGTTTTAAACTCCGATGAGAGAAAAGTAAGCTACTTCACCAATGATCCTAGTCGTCGTGGTCAATTACCATCAGCCATTCAAGAGTGGATTGCCGCAAGAGAAAAAGAAGATGGTAAGAATATAGAAATTATTTTTAAATCGCTCTGATGTGGCGTTTTATCTTGTTACTTGTAGTCTCTCTTTAATAATAAGAATCATCTTGCGGTGATTCTTATTTCATAGCTGTTTCCAAGCCTCGTCCCCCCTAATGATTAGTTCTTTCTTGAGTTGTGAAGAGTAGGCATACTCTGGAGAAATTCTAAATGGTCTATAATTAATCATACATTAGCAAAAGGAGAGAACGATGAGCAAGGAAGAATCCCTACGATTGCAACAGCAAACCCAGAATAGGCTTTTAGGAAAAAATTTACTTAATTCTGTTCAGCCTATGCGAGAACTACTCGAGCTTAATCTTAAAACGCTGCAAAATTTTTCTTATATGAAACCCGAGCAATTAAAGGATCTTAATCGTCCAGAAGAAATTTTGGATAGAAATGTCTCACTATTGTTTGATAATGGACATAAGGCAATCGATTACTTTGAAGAAGCCTTTCATATTTTAGAAAAGCATCTATTTGAGCTGAAAGAAGAGGCAGCCAGGCAAACAAAGAAAGAGATTAAACGAACCACACGAGTTTTGCAGAAAGGGCTGAAAAAACGCGCGCACTAAACTCAGGTATTAGGGAACGCTTATGAATGAGAAAAAGGACGTTCAATTTCTTAAGC is from Legionella donaldsonii and encodes:
- a CDS encoding lysozyme inhibitor LprI family protein; translated protein: MRRFFAVSGPLFLSAISISYAASYDCQKAGSAVEKMICNEQELSIKDSYLSLLYNQLSNTASSSQLTESQKQWLKERNRCQSTSCLANAYDQRINALHALLPASQPIQKQIATGTWLADYSNQYGQSALEITAVDSKGFSYTILANNGGNTGELDNKAFFIGKDALTIDKNAEGGNPPCQLLFQFVNKGLVVTQNAGCTYYAGNGVFFSGNYVKNGKKKSLNLVELGLLDSKQQEDRFKKLVGNDYSQFISGCGGAGDSEQSTDPKASVRSGFIRGIGPGNCIIMTSDNLIWTAVLNSDERKVSYFTNDPSRRGQLPSAIQEWIAAREKEDGKNIEIIFKSL
- a CDS encoding phasin family protein, whose product is MSKEESLRLQQQTQNRLLGKNLLNSVQPMRELLELNLKTLQNFSYMKPEQLKDLNRPEEILDRNVSLLFDNGHKAIDYFEEAFHILEKHLFELKEEAARQTKKEIKRTTRVLQKGLKKRAH